The window TTGCGGCACGCTGATGATTTCTTTATTGCGCAAGCCCATGCGATACACTCGTATCCATTCTTTATAGGCGATATCGGCAAAGCCTCCTGCATAACGAATGATATCCGCTGCTGATTCCTGCGGCTGTACATCAAACAAAGCAGGTTTTTTCACGGCACCTTTTAGGATGATGCGATTGCTGTATGGGTTGATGCGGATGACATCGCCATCGTTCAGGATGAGGTTTTTGGTCAGGTCTGATTTCAGTAGAAAATCATACAAATCAAATTTCACTACTGTTTTACCGTGACGCACTAATTCAATATCTCTGAAGGAACCTATTTTATTTGGACCACCAGAAACATACAAGGCATTCATCAATGTTGCAAACGATGAAAGCTCATAATTCCCAGGCCAAATCACTTCCCCAATCATGGTAACCTTTATGGTTCGTAATTGCGCCAAGGATACCTGTACACCCACAGAACCATTGGCAATACCAGGATAAATTTTGGTGAGGGCTGATTTCAATTTCAGTCTTGCTTCATCTACGGTTAGTCCTGCTACTTTAATCGGACCGAGATTTGGAAAGCGGATATAGCCTTCTGTATTGACTTTTAATTTTCTTGTGAGATCAGATACACCAAATAAGTCGATACTCAATTGGTCATTCACGCCAATGATATAATTCACCGGCGTGGGAATATTGAGTTCAGGTTCAAAACTCAGCATGGCGGTTTCAAATAGATCGGCGCCAAAAGGTCTGAGTATGGATGTATCGAATGATCTTGGACGAAATGCTTTGATCGGTGTTGCTTTTCTGGATTCGTAGGGATCGTAGCTAGCTTTGTTACCACCTTTGTTCAATTCTGCCACCGTGATCGGATCAATCATGGTCATGCGCTTTTTCAGCTGATTGATCTGGTCTGTGGTTAAGCCCTTCTCTCTTGCTCGGGTTTCCATTTCCAATTCAGACAAGCCAAATAGCTGGTACTGTGTCATCAGCGCAATAATCTGCTGATCGCTGAGACTTTCAATCGGAACATTGGGCAGCTGTGCGTTCACCTGCACCAAGGGTAAACCCAAAAGGCTGAATAACAAGAGAATACTGAATACCTTTTTCATTCCGTCAAAAATAGTGATTAAACAGAGCTGGAAGGCCGCTAATTAAAAAAACGGGTTAGGGTAATGGAGAATCGCTTATTCACCCTGTCTGCTTCAGAAGGTTCGGAAAAAATACTATGGAGCTTCACCCAACGGTAGTTGAGGGCATGGGTGTATTGATAAAACCCGGAAATCAGCCAGGGGCCAATATCCCATTGGGCATTGAGACCATATTGCATATTCACCCAGTAGCGGTCGGCCGTACCTGACCCGATAGTGCCGCTAAAATTGCTGTAAATAGCAAAATCATTGTTATTGGCCACTCGTTCTACCTGAAGGCCAATACGTTTCTTGCCCTGAATCCAGCTCAAGAACAGGCTCTGGCTATTGCTACCCGGACCAATACCTGCCCCCATTACCTGCCCTTCATTGGTATAGCCTTGGGTTACATAAGGATGGGTGTACCAGCTATTGGTTTTGGGAATACTCAAAGGCGCTGCCGGATTATAGACCAATCTTGCATCGGGTAATTGTAGCTGGGTGATTTCTGCGTGTAGCGATAGATATGATGCTTTCTTACCCAATTTCAGGGGAATCAATTTTCGAAACCCTGCCATATAACCGGTTGGTATGGTATCGCCGAAAATATTCCATGGGGCTGCCCATCGGTTGGCCCTGCCGTATTCCATGTATAGTTCTGCTCGTTCTTTGGGCATAATGTAACGCAGACTGATGGCACCGAGACGGGCCGGACGGGCTTTGTTCTCGTGAGGCAAGAGCAATTCCGGAGAAGCTTTGGCACCCACATACTTGGTATAGAAATAACTTACTCCTGAAAAGCCGATATAGAGATGGGGAGTCCATTTGGGATTAAAAACAAACTGATAACCCAGTATGCCTCTGTTCACAGTATCGGGCTTGCCCAGAATACCACCGGCCCAGATATTGCGCATGATGGAATCTTCTTCTGATAGAAAGGGTGTTTTGTTTAACCAACCCCAAACAGCCTGGAATTCGATATTACCCCATTTGGTAGGAATGGGTTTGGTACTATTTACAGAAAAATGCAAAAAGCCCGGTGCCTGATTGGTGAGCACCAAACTATTTCTAATACCAGGCCCCCACCATAGATTCTCTGTAGAAATACCTGCACTGATTTGCTTATGCTGATAACTCAATCTAGACTGGCCGGGTAACCAACGCTGGTACTGTGTTTTACCAAAGCGTGTCAATGCATCAATTTTATTGATGGTGTAGAGATAATATCGTGGCCAGTAATTGCCATTATTGGGATCTCCCGAAAAAGTTTCCGGTTGGGTATTTTCCGCAGTTACATATTCCGGTTGCAATTGCAGAAACCAGTTTTTGTATTGCATGTGTGCACCTAAGGTGATTCTTTGCTGCATGCCAAGAGCCGGTATCATGCTGCCATCATTATCAGAGAGTGTAATACGATCATTTTGATGCAGGGTATAATTCACCAAGCTCAATTGTATGCTAGGCTTCTTGAATGATTGCCCAACAAAACGACTTAGAAAATCTGTACTGGCAGATCTGAGAAAGAAACTACTGGAATCTGCCGAGGTGCTGTCAGTAATCTGTTGTATGCGTTGATGATCCTGCCAAATAATTTCTGCCCCCACATATTGTGCTTTGGCTGTTTGCAAGAGACTGATGCAAAATAGTATGGCTAATATGTGACGGTATGATCTCAAAAGAAATAAACGATTCTACTGGTGAAAAATAAATTGGTCTTGTTCTCTGGCTTCCACGCATAATTGCGTGCACTCACCCATTGTAGTTCTGCAGCTGCTAAGAAATTTTTCCAACGCCGCTGCCCCATAACACCAATGGAAATATCTGTCCAGGCCCATTCGCGCATGCGCATATTATTATCAGGCCCAAACATGCCCTTAGTATCCTGTTGTATTCTTTGTAACTTAAACCCCACTCTATCCAATCCAGTGATTCTTGTCAACTGTAGGGTTTGTACATTATTGCCCATGCCACTGCCGGCACCAAGAATTTGTCCCTGATGGGTTAAGCCTTGATTAACACCACTATGTACGTACCAATTACCAGCGTTGCGTAACATATTGCTGGTAGTTTGTGCCATCTGGGTAATCTCTCCGGAAATATCGAGCACTGCCTTATCTGGCAGGCTCATTAATTTTTTAAAGCCAATGATATAGGCGGAAGCATGGTTGGCATTGGCTGCTAGATCACGGAAGTTTTGTTTATAATCGTTATAGCCATATTCAATATACCATTCCATTTGATGCTTGGGCATTAACCAGCGCAACATCATGGTAAACTGTCCGTCAGTAGCTACTGCTGCACTATTGGCGTTGTCAACAGCAGAAGGCGGACTAAACACCTGCAAATATTTCTTCAAGAACCCTTCTTTTGAATTGGTTAAGTCTGTACCATACAATTGCTGGGAAGCGGCTGCACCTAGGTAGATGTTTTTCAGAAATGATGGTTGCCAAGTGATGATAAAGCAATTGAGGTAACGCCAATCATTTTTAGGACGGGCTTGTTGCAAATAAGCATTTTCAAAAGGTCTGCTGGTATCTTCCGATAAACGACCGGCAATCAATTGCCATTCCAAAGCACCAATGGGTGTTTTGATGGGCCGATTGGTTTGCAACTTCAGGTGCGGAAACCCCGGGGCATTATTGCTCAATAATAGGCTACTGAATTGTCCAGGCCCCCACCAGATGTTCTCAGAAGAAATGCCCAATCCTAACCCAGCTATATTCAGCATGATGGATGACTGTCCCGGAAAAACCTCTTGATAGGCTTTTTCAGGAATGGTACCAAAATATCTTGATGTATCGTAAGCTGTGTTGGCCGCCCAAACAAACTCCGGTCTCAGTCTTATGGTGAGCGGACCAGCTTTGGCATATACACCAGCACCCAGTTGACTTTGCCAGCCCCGCGCCATAATCATACCTGCATCATTCCAGCCATAGGGGCGATTGCCATTGTATTTGGTTTCCCATACGATGGGCATAAGCCCGTATGTAAATGTTTTGGTACTCAAGGCACGCATGGACTTATCGGCCAGGCTATCGCCTAACATAAATGATGTATCAAGATTTCGTTTGGTTTGCTGCGCGATTGGGCGTATGAATAAGCTATTTTTTTCATTCGACTTTCCCAATAGCTGGCCTTGCCTGATCTCGGCATCCCTGTCCCAACCCCATGTGCTGTTTAGTTGCGCATAAGCTGCCGTGCTGGTAATACATACCAGTGATCCGATGCAAATGATTTGCTTCCATGATCGCCAAAACAACCCTTGAATTTGAATCCCCCGTGTAAACATGTGCAACAAAATAACCAAATTTAATCGCTTGTTGATGAATGTGCTAGGATTTTAATGAAAGCATATTATTAGGGCGGCTTGCTTATACTTCGCTACAGCTTCGTTTAACAGGTCACCGAAGCCTTGGCGCAGGTGAGTCTTTGGTCTTTTGCCTTTGGTCTTTGGCTGATGGCTCATGGAATATGGTTTGTAGTTATTTGTTACTAGTTTCATGCATTGTTATAGATAAGCAGCCTTTTCGTTTTTTCTTTCCTCAGTTCTCGTTTTTATAAGCGTTAAGCGTTCAGCATTCTTTGTTCCTTGTTCTATTGCTCTTCTTTTTACAGAGGTTTAACCGCAAAGGCGGAAAGACGCAAAGGGGCGCAAAGAAAACTTCCGCACCTTACGAGAAACCCTAGCTACTCGCTTCTAACTTCTATCTTCTTCCGAATATTTCATTTGAAAATTTATACGCAGTCACTTTTTGCTTTTCACGATGTACTTGTACTAAGTTTTTATCGCTCAGGCCGCTAGGCACTCAAAGCAGGTCTTTTGTATCTGGTCTTTAGTCTTTGGTGTCTATTGTCATATCCAGATTTATGTTGCTAGTTGCTACATTGTGATTTGAAATTTGAGGCTATTATTAGTGTATACTAGGTATCATTTTTTTATTCAAGATATGCTCCCCTGCAATGGGGAGACTGAGGGGTATTTGCACTACTCCGCCTTAAAGGATAATTCTTTTATTAAACCGCAGAGAAAAAGAGATACCAGAGTTAACGCGGAGCATGTTTACTAACAACCACGAAGTGGTTGAATGTGCATAGATAGAGATTTATAAAATGGAAACACAACCACGGAGTGGTTGAATAAAAATTCCTGGTTCATAAAATATTTACCCGTGCATCCGCAGACTAAAGTCTACGGAAATATTTGTAAGATCATCGTTAGATCAAAAGTCAAAAATCAAGCGCCAGACTACTGCAGGCTGAAGCCTACAGTATTGCATGATAAAAAAATCAACAACACAAATGCCGGCCTCAGAAAAATTTCGCGCACATCAAGACGAGTGAAGGGAAATCAGAAAGGCTGTTTGAGTGCGATAGCACGAGTTTCCTTTCTGCCCCGTAACGAGTCGTAGTATGTATCGAAATTTTTCTGCAGCCTTGACCTTTTTGGTTCTTTTTGGGTTAAGTGGTACATCCCGCTTATGCGGGGCCAAAAAGAACATAAATCCTTTTTCACCCTCCTTACGCTAGAGCTTCGGAAGGCAGGCGCGAAGCCTGCGAAGTCATTATTCGCAAGCAAAAATGTTTTCACTTTTCACCTCATCCCACTCCGTATTTCGCAAAAGCTTCGTTTTGACCTCACCCCAGCCCTCTCCAAAGGAGAGGGAGTTTTGATATCAAAAAATGGATGACTTGCGCGCTCGACCAATTTTGCGTGCCTTACGAGAAATGCTAACTGCTGTCTTCTAAGCCTTTTCGTTTTTCTTTCCTCGATTCTCGGTTTTTATGCTTTAAGCCTTTTGCCTTCAGCCTTTTCGTCTTTCAACCAATAGCTATATGTAAGACTTGCTTATCTATCCCAGAAAAAATAAATTAGAGAAGTATATCACCAAATTATGCTGCGGAAAATTGCTTTACCTGAAAGGGTTCGCTTGTTTTTTGTGCGACTGCTGGTTTTCTGGGTTGTCTGGTTTATTGGGTATTATGCCTGGCTGCAACCGCAACACCAATTAGATCGATTCCTAACAAAAGCAACAGGTTGGGCTGCTATGCAGTTATTACCATTGACAACTGGTGCTAATCATTTTGTCTTACTAGAGAATGGTTTACCTCAACTGACAGTAACCGAAAGCAGTTGGGTGCATATCTGGTGGGGCAATCGTCGCTTGGTGGGATTAGCAGATGCCTGTAATGCGCTCCCGCTGATGGTGCTCTATCTTGGCTTTATTGCAGCATTCCCCACTCGTTGGCAATGGCGCTGGCTTTGGTTGATTAGTGGACCCGCAGCCATTTTTTTACTGAACGTCTGCAGAATTGCTTTGCTCGCTACCCTACAATGGTATTACCCCAATTGGCAACTTAGCCTACACCATTGGGCCTTTAATTGCCTGATTTATGCACTAATTTATTGGAGCTGGACCAAGTATACTCACTATGCGACAAGAACCCAAGAAACTGCTTTGGTATAGCAGTATGGCTATCCTGTTTGCCTATTTCAGTTATGAACTGATCATCTATGAATGGGGTTATGGCAATCATACCAATACCACACTTAGGGTTGGACTGAAAATGGTATGCTTCTTACCTATCTTTTTTATTGGCTATTGGTATTTCAAACAACTAGCCGTAGCATGGCCATTGCAGCTTTGGCTAACTGTATATGGACATTCTTTGCTGAGTTGGGTATTATTGCGAATCTATGATGTTTGGATCATGCAAGCATGGAATACCGCAAACCCATGGATACGTTGGTTGGAGGGGCTATTGCACACACCTTTCTGGTTTTTTGTGCTTACCCTTGGGAATAAGTTACAAGAAGATTGGGGGAAGAAAGGGAAGAAAGATTCTTAGACCGCTTTTAAGCTGCCGCGGTCTTTATCTAACTGCTCAAAAGCAGAATTTTTACTGATGAATTCAGGTACTAAAACCTTCATTTCCTGAACAATGACCTCAAAGCCGGCGTGTGATTCTGCCAATTGAATCAATTGACCGATTTGGGTTTGAATTTCATTGAAATCGTATACACGCGTTTTCGCAATGAGGATTTTCTCGTGATAGGTAGGAATGGTATTCTCGTTCTTCGTGAGCAGTTCCTCGTATAATTTCTCGCCAGGTCTTAAGCCGGTGAATTCTATCTTGATATCCTTATCGGGCACAAAACCGGAGAGCTGAATCATCTTCTTCGCGAGGTCTACAATCTTTACCGACTTACCCATATCAAATACAAATACCTCACCACCTTCTCCCATTGCACCGGCTTCCAATACCAGCTGACATGCTTCAGGAATGGTCATGAAATAACGGGTAATTTCCGGATGGGTAACGGTAACCGGACCGCCTGCTTCTATTTGCTTTTTAAAGCGTGGAATCACAGAACCATTGGAGCCTAATACATTTCCGAAACGCGTAGTGATGAATTTGGTTTGGGTACCACCTGCCTGTAAGTGACGGAAATAAGATTGCACATAAATTTCTGCAATACGCTTGGATGCCCCCATTACATTGGTAGGATTGACGGCTTTATCAGTAGATACCATCACCATGCGTTCTGCTCCATATTTCACCGCTAGATCCGCAATCATTTTGGAACCCTTCACATTGGTGAGAATGGCTTCTACCGGATGATGCTCCATCATGGGCACATGCTTGTACGCCGCTGCATGATAAATGACTGCAGGTTGGTATTGTTGGAAAATAGCTTCCATACGCTGCAGGTTACACACACTAGCTAATACCGGCTTAAACGCAATGAAGTTCTTATCCAATAATTCCAATTCTAAATCATGCAAAGCTGATTCAGCTGTATCAACAATTAGGATTTGCTTGGGTTTGTACTGTAAACATTGACGCACTATTTCACTACCAATAGAACCCGCACCACCTGTAATGAGGATATTTTTGCCCTTGATCTGCTCCCCTACAATGTCGTTATAAATCATGATGGGATCACGATCCAGTAAATCCTCAATCTTCACATTCTGCAATTGTCTGGCTTGAAACTGTCCATTTATCCATTTTTTTAAAGGTGGAATGGTAAAAACAGACACTTTACTAGACAAACAAATATCTACAATATGGTTTTTCTTATCTGTAGGTAAGCGTAAGGTAGCAATGATTAACTCATCAATATCTTGGGATTGCAATAAAGCAGGCAATTTATCTGCATACTCAATTCTCACCCCATCAATGCGCTTATTGGCCTTTCGTAAATCATCATCTACAAAGGCAACAATAGTGATTTTCTCATTCAAATCATGCTCCAAAGCTCGCTTGGTGGAAATACCTACATCTCCTGCTCCATAAATTACTACCCTTTTGCTAATACCCTTAACAGAACTAAGGTATACAAACATATATTTGACGAGCAAACGATACGCAGTTAATAAAACAAATGATAACAGGCCATGAATAATAATGATAGAATAGCCAATAACAGCAAACCCACTATAGGCAATAACAAAGTAATTAAGCAAAGCAAGTCCTGAGTCCAAAAAAAATGCAACAAAAAAAATTCTTAACGCATCTTGGACACCACTGAAGCGAATAATACCTGCATAAGTTCTAAAGAGCAAAAACAGGAAAATTCCAAATGCATTAATTAATATCCAAGCATTACTAAGTACTGGAAACTCAACAGAAAGTGTACTAAAATCATATCTGATCAGTACAGCCAAAAAAAATGCAACATTAACTAGACCTAAATCAATACAGAAAATCATCCATCTAGGAATGATACTAATTTTTGAAAGCTTTTTAAGCTTGAGGCTAACAGTTTCCATTAGTTGCTTTAAGGCTATTTAAAGATACCCATAATTATAGAAACAATTCTATCAAAATCTGATGTTTTCAAATTAGAGCCAGACGGCAGGCAAAGTCCATTATCGAATAATTGCTCGGCTAGTGTTGTACCATAAAATGGCATACCCTTAAATACAGGTTGCATATGCATGGGTTTCCATAGGGGGCGTGATTCAATATTTTCAAGTTCTAACGCCATTCTTATATCCTCTCGGGTGGCCCCATTTGAATTATTAGAATCAACAATTACTGTTGTTAACCAACGGTTAGAAAAAAAACCGCTTGGTTCAGATAGAAACTTAATAGCTGGGATTTCAGAAAATGCATTCTGATAAGCCATAAAATTAGCTCTTCGTTGAGATACTCTTTCATCAAGAACTTCCATTTGCCCTCTACCAATTCCCGCACATATGTTACTCATCCTATAATTATATCCAACAACAGAATGCTGATAATGTACTGCTGAGTCTCTTGCCTGAGTAGAAAGAAATCTCGCTTGGGCAATATGTTCTCTGCTTTTGCTTAATAATGCTCCTCCCCCTGATGTAGTAATAATCTTATTGCCATTGAATGACAAAACGCCAAGCTCTCCAAATGAACCACACATCTTACCATTTATATGTGATCCTAAAGCCTCCGCAGCATCCTCAATAACTGGAATCTCGTATTTTAATGCTATAGAATTTATTTCATTCATTTTTGCTGGCATACCATAAAGGTGTACTGGTATTATAGCTTTGGGCTTTTTACCGAGTCGAATTCTATCTTTAATAGCATCTTCAAGGGCATTTGGGCACATATTCCAAGTTTCTGCCTCAGAGCCAATAAAAACAGGAGTTGCTCCTTGATACATTATCGGATTTGCAGAACCAGAAAAAGTAAAACTCTGACAAAGAACTTCATCACCAGCTTCAACTCCTAAAATTATAAGCGCTAAATGAATTGCAGCTGTTCCAGAGCTTAACACTGCAGCATGAGAAACTTTCACATAGCTTTGAATATCATTCTCGAATCCATCAACATGCGGCCCTAATGGTGCAATCCAATTTGTTAAAAAAGCATCTTTAACAAACTCTATCTCATTACTTCCCATGTGAGGAGAGGATAACCAAACTTTTTCTTTCATCTATACCCTATTTTTAGATTGATAATAATTAATACATGTATCAGGATACCCCTTAATAATCATTTCATTAATCAAAACATCGATATTAAAAACAAAAGACTTTAGATCTACTCGATTAACTTTTTGGTCAAAAATTATGTACTCAGCCAGGTTAATACTCTTCCTGTTCTGGCCTAGACTACCAGTATTAATAATGGTAAACTGATCAATAAACCTAGAAAACTGATAATGAGAATGTCCTATTATAAAATTTCTATCGATAAGAATATTGGAAAGGTCAGTATCAATAAAAATATACATATCATTTATCGTATGCTTAACTAAGAAATTGCCTAAATCAAAATAATCTTGATATTCTAAAATAGATTTAAATTCGGAAAACCTTGGCAAACAAAACTCAAAAAAAGATTTAGCTATCGAGTTAGTACCAAGATAATTTTTATTTATAAAAGCATCCTCATGATTCCCTCTTAATAAGATATTGCTTTTATCTTGATTAAGTAATGATACACACTCATCTGCCCATGGCCCGTATCCAACAACATCACCATGGCATATAAGTACATCATAATTTCCTTTTTCGATTTTCAATAATTGCTCTAGTGCAGGAAGATTACCATGCACGTCACCAAATATCAAATAGCGCATTCTATCATTTGCATTAAACCAATTTCAAAAGGAAAATGGGGTTTCCAGTTGAGTTTCTGAAAAGTATCTGATGGATTATAATTATAAGTTAGTCCTTCATTACCTTCTTTATAGACAATTTTACAATTGTCAATTTTTGATGCTACAATATTTGCGATAAAATTATTTGTGTATGAAACTCCTGTAGCACCTAAATAAACTTCATTAGAACACTTTTTAGAAGCTAATAGACATAAGTTAACTGCATCACTAATGTGTAGATAATCTTGAGCTCTATTTCCTTCACCAAACAATATAATCTCTTTTTTTGTTACTGCTTGATTAATTAAGTTAGGTAAAAAAGAATTATTATTCAAATGTGATCCGTATAAGTATGTAAACCGTATAATTGAATACTTCTTGGCAACAGAAACAATGTATTCACCCACTAACTTAGCCATCCCATAACTTGAAGGGTTAACATAGGGAGAATCTAAGGATACAGTCAAGTTATTTATACCATAAACATTTGTGCTAGAAATAAAAACATGCTTAGTATCATAATATTTTATTACGATAGCTTT is drawn from Chitinophagales bacterium and contains these coding sequences:
- a CDS encoding polysaccharide biosynthesis protein, producing METVSLKLKKLSKISIIPRWMIFCIDLGLVNVAFFLAVLIRYDFSTLSVEFPVLSNAWILINAFGIFLFLLFRTYAGIIRFSGVQDALRIFFVAFFLDSGLALLNYFVIAYSGFAVIGYSIIIIHGLLSFVLLTAYRLLVKYMFVYLSSVKGISKRVVIYGAGDVGISTKRALEHDLNEKITIVAFVDDDLRKANKRIDGVRIEYADKLPALLQSQDIDELIIATLRLPTDKKNHIVDICLSSKVSVFTIPPLKKWINGQFQARQLQNVKIEDLLDRDPIMIYNDIVGEQIKGKNILITGGAGSIGSEIVRQCLQYKPKQILIVDTAESALHDLELELLDKNFIAFKPVLASVCNLQRMEAIFQQYQPAVIYHAAAYKHVPMMEHHPVEAILTNVKGSKMIADLAVKYGAERMVMVSTDKAVNPTNVMGASKRIAEIYVQSYFRHLQAGGTQTKFITTRFGNVLGSNGSVIPRFKKQIEAGGPVTVTHPEITRYFMTIPEACQLVLEAGAMGEGGEVFVFDMGKSVKIVDLAKKMIQLSGFVPDKDIKIEFTGLRPGEKLYEELLTKNENTIPTYHEKILIAKTRVYDFNEIQTQIGQLIQLAESHAGFEVIVQEMKVLVPEFISKNSAFEQLDKDRGSLKAV
- a CDS encoding aminotransferase class I/II-fold pyridoxal phosphate-dependent enzyme; translated protein: MKEKVWLSSPHMGSNEIEFVKDAFLTNWIAPLGPHVDGFENDIQSYVKVSHAAVLSSGTAAIHLALIILGVEAGDEVLCQSFTFSGSANPIMYQGATPVFIGSEAETWNMCPNALEDAIKDRIRLGKKPKAIIPVHLYGMPAKMNEINSIALKYEIPVIEDAAEALGSHINGKMCGSFGELGVLSFNGNKIITTSGGGALLSKSREHIAQARFLSTQARDSAVHYQHSVVGYNYRMSNICAGIGRGQMEVLDERVSQRRANFMAYQNAFSEIPAIKFLSEPSGFFSNRWLTTVIVDSNNSNGATREDIRMALELENIESRPLWKPMHMQPVFKGMPFYGTTLAEQLFDNGLCLPSGSNLKTSDFDRIVSIIMGIFK
- a CDS encoding metallophosphatase family protein, with the protein product MRYLIFGDVHGNLPALEQLLKIEKGNYDVLICHGDVVGYGPWADECVSLLNQDKSNILLRGNHEDAFINKNYLGTNSIAKSFFEFCLPRFSEFKSILEYQDYFDLGNFLVKHTINDMYIFIDTDLSNILIDRNFIIGHSHYQFSRFIDQFTIINTGSLGQNRKSINLAEYIIFDQKVNRVDLKSFVFNIDVLINEMIIKGYPDTCINYYQSKNRV
- a CDS encoding NAD(P)-dependent oxidoreductase; amino-acid sequence: MALSLKYDIAVIGANGFLGKALVEKLLELEYNVLAVYNSENDSIPSKATKLSIQDFQSHTFEIETIFFLAGSYRSTRLELITLHCDILKAIVIKYYDTKHVFISSTNVYGINNLTVSLDSPYVNPSSYGMAKLVGEYIVSVAKKYSIIRFTYLYGSHLNNNSFLPNLINQAVTKKEIILFGEGNRAQDYLHISDAVNLCLLASKKCSNEVYLGATGVSYTNNFIANIVASKIDNCKIVYKEGNEGLTYNYNPSDTFQKLNWKPHFPFEIGLMQMIECAI